A genomic window from Flintibacter sp. KGMB00164 includes:
- the spoVAE gene encoding stage V sporulation protein AE: MEYFNAFLCGGLLCALGQILIDRTKLTPAKILVCYVTAGVILGGSGLYQYLVDWAGAGATVPLTGFGYTLAKGAREAVQQHGLLGAFIGGAAATAGGVAAAIFFGFLAALLFKARPKH; the protein is encoded by the coding sequence ATGGAATACTTCAATGCCTTTTTGTGCGGCGGGCTGCTGTGCGCTCTGGGTCAGATCCTCATCGACCGCACGAAACTGACCCCCGCCAAAATTCTGGTCTGCTATGTCACCGCCGGAGTGATTTTAGGTGGCTCCGGCCTCTATCAGTACTTGGTAGATTGGGCGGGAGCTGGTGCCACCGTTCCCCTCACCGGGTTTGGCTATACCCTGGCAAAAGGGGCTCGGGAGGCGGTACAGCAGCACGGCCTGCTGGGGGCTTTTATCGGGGGAGCCGCCGCCACGGCAGGCGGTGTGGCGGCCGCCATCTTCTTCGGCTTTCTGGCCGCCCTGCTGTTCAAAGCCCGGCCAAAACACTAA
- a CDS encoding DUF2812 domain-containing protein, translating into MKRTRRDWIPFSFYDHTGMEKHLEKMAQKGWMLEELTSFGWKYREIQPQKLHFSVSFDTRASEFEPEPTEEQYTFQEFCQRSGWKLAAASGKMQVFYNEEEDPLPIQTDPEMEVRMVGKLARRMVPAYLILLVLGFFVGGSWCYSLIHTPIKLLTTPGSTFMGLCWLGLFVYSITDLITYFVWRRQALAAAQRGEFLPTRGCHKLMYVVLGMIVLGLMYWLATERRPGMRLVTGGILLAYVVVFLSVNGTKRTLKRRKASAGVNRAITLSLDVILSVVLVGTVMFLFIRGLQSGAISVEQEISAPLSASDLTGVDEEKYLTTVSTDMSLFLDRKEVRCRTGFEQMTEVPRMNYTLVEIHIPILYDACFQELCREKEKRIATYVDGSIVHAQYQMVDPTPWGAEEAYQLNLAGEFQQEYILCWKDRIVQLGADWDLTTEQMAVAGEKLVNA; encoded by the coding sequence ATGAAGAGAACTCGAAGAGATTGGATCCCGTTTTCGTTCTATGACCACACGGGAATGGAGAAGCATCTGGAGAAGATGGCACAAAAAGGGTGGATGCTGGAGGAGCTGACCAGTTTCGGTTGGAAATACCGGGAAATCCAGCCCCAGAAGCTGCACTTTTCGGTTTCCTTCGATACCCGGGCCTCGGAATTTGAACCAGAGCCCACGGAGGAGCAGTATACCTTTCAGGAGTTTTGCCAGCGTTCGGGGTGGAAGTTGGCCGCGGCCTCGGGGAAGATGCAGGTCTTTTACAACGAGGAGGAGGACCCACTGCCCATCCAGACTGACCCGGAGATGGAGGTGCGGATGGTGGGCAAGCTGGCCCGACGGATGGTGCCTGCCTACCTGATCCTCCTGGTGCTGGGCTTTTTTGTGGGAGGTTCTTGGTGTTACTCGCTGATCCACACACCCATCAAACTGCTGACGACTCCCGGCTCCACCTTTATGGGGCTGTGTTGGCTGGGCTTGTTCGTTTATAGCATCACCGATTTGATCACCTACTTTGTCTGGCGGCGCCAGGCGTTGGCCGCCGCCCAGCGGGGAGAGTTTTTGCCTACCCGGGGATGCCACAAGCTCATGTATGTGGTGCTGGGAATGATCGTTTTGGGATTGATGTATTGGCTTGCCACCGAACGCAGACCAGGTATGCGTTTGGTAACGGGCGGGATACTGCTGGCCTATGTGGTTGTTTTCTTGTCCGTAAATGGTACCAAACGAACCTTGAAGCGCAGGAAGGCGTCTGCTGGAGTAAACCGTGCGATAACCCTCAGTTTAGATGTGATCTTGTCCGTGGTTTTGGTCGGTACGGTGATGTTTCTCTTTATCCGGGGACTTCAAAGCGGGGCAATTTCTGTGGAGCAAGAGATTAGCGCGCCTCTCTCTGCCAGCGACCTGACCGGAGTGGACGAAGAAAAGTATCTCACCACGGTCAGCACGGACATGTCCCTGTTCCTGGACCGAAAGGAGGTGCGGTGCCGGACAGGATTTGAACAGATGACAGAAGTGCCGCGGATGAACTACACCTTGGTGGAAATCCATATCCCCATTTTGTATGATGCCTGTTTCCAGGAACTGTGCCGGGAGAAAGAGAAGCGGATAGCCACCTATGTGGATGGGAGCATCGTCCATGCCCAGTATCAGATGGTAGATCCAACCCCATGGGGAGCCGAGGAGGCCTATCAGCTCAATTTGGCCGGGGAGTTTCAGCAGGAGTACATTCTGTGCTGGAAGGACCGGATCGTCCAGTTGGGAGCGGACTGGGACCTGACGACGGAACAGATGGCCGTGGCCGGGGAGAAGCTGGTAAACGCATAA
- a CDS encoding PadR family transcriptional regulator, producing the protein MPRAKFQTLTEQMYYILLCLSRENCGMDVMDQIPAMTGGRVRVGPGTLYNLLEQFVEAEMIRETRCEGRRRSYILTEKGRARLDEEYRRICQQQKDYEAMFREEGAP; encoded by the coding sequence GTGCCGCGGGCGAAATTTCAGACCTTGACCGAGCAGATGTACTACATTCTCCTGTGCCTGAGCCGGGAAAACTGCGGTATGGATGTGATGGACCAGATCCCCGCCATGACCGGAGGGCGTGTCCGGGTGGGACCGGGCACCCTCTACAACCTGTTGGAGCAGTTTGTGGAGGCAGAGATGATCCGGGAGACCCGCTGTGAGGGCCGCCGCCGCAGCTATATTTTAACGGAGAAGGGGCGGGCGCGGCTGGACGAGGAGTACCGCCGCATCTGCCAGCAGCAGAAGGACTATGAGGCCATGTTCCGAGAGGAGGGTGCACCATGA